A section of the Oncorhynchus tshawytscha isolate Ot180627B linkage group LG09, Otsh_v2.0, whole genome shotgun sequence genome encodes:
- the LOC112257689 gene encoding charged multivesicular body protein 1b has product MSNMDKHLFNLKFSAKELQRNSKKCDKEEKAEKAKVKKAIQKGNVEVARIHAENAIRQKNQSVNFLRMSARIDAVASRVQTAVTMNKVTKSMAGVVKGMDATLKSMNLEKISGLMDKFEHQFETLDVQTAQMEDTMSSTTTLTTPQNQVDSLMHELADEAGLDLNMELPQGQTGSVGTSVASVEQDELSSRLAKLRDQM; this is encoded by the exons ATGTCGAATATGGATA AGCATCTCTTCAATCTCAAGTTTTCAGCCAAAGAACTGCAACGAAACTCTAAGAAATGTGACAAAGAGGAAAAGGCAGAGAAGGCCAAAGTCAAAAAA GCTATCCAAAAAGGAAATGTGGAAGTGGCACGGATCCATGCGGAAAACGCCATCAGACAGAAGAACCAGTCGGTCAACTTCCTTAGGATGAGCGCTCGGATCGATGCAGTGGCCTCCAGGGTCCAAACAGCAGTCACAATGAACAAG GTCACTAAATCTATGGCTGGAGTGGTGAAAGGCATGGATGCCACACTGAAGAGTATGAACCTGGAGAAG ATCTCAGGCCTCATGGACAAGTTTGAACATCAATTTGAGACATTGGATGTGCAGACAGCCCAAATGGAAGACACCATGAGTAGCACAACCACACTTACCACACCACAG AATCAAGTGGATTCACTGATGCACGAATTGGCTGATGAAGCAGG TTTGGACCTGAACATGGAGCTCCCACAGGGGCAGACTGGATCAGTGGGCACCAGTGTAGCATCAGTAGAGCAG GATGAACTGTCTTCAAGGCTTGCCAAACTCCGAGACCAAATGTAA
- the rraga gene encoding ras-related GTP-binding protein A: protein MSSTAMKKKVLLMGKSGSGKTSMRSIIFANYIARDTRRLGATIDVEHSHVRFLGNLVLNLWDCGGQDTFMENYFTSQRDNIFRNVEVLIYVFDVESRELEKDMHYYQSCLEAILQNSPDAKVFCLVHKMDLVQEDQRDLIFKEREEDLRRLSRPLACTCFRTSIWDETLYKAWSSIVYQLIPNVQQLETNLRNFAQIIEADEVLLFERATFLVISHYQCKEQRDAHRFEKISNIIKQFKLSCSKLAASFQSMEVRNSNFAAFIDVFTSNTYVMVIMSDPSIPSAATLINIRNARKHFEKLERLDGPKHSLTMRMR from the exons ATGTCAAGCACAGCCATGAAGAAAAAG GTGTTGCTGATGGGCAAGAGTGGGTCTGGGAAGACGAGCATGAGATCGATCATCTTTGCCAACTACATAGCCCGAGACACACGCCGCCTTGGAGCCACGA TTGATGTGGAGCACTCCCATGTGCGATTCCTTGGCAATCTGGTTTTGAACTTGTGGGATTGTGGAGG ACAAGACACTTTCATGGAGAACTACTTTACCAGCCAGAGAGACAACATATTCAGGAACGTGGAGGTACTGATCTATGTGTTCGACGTGGAGAGCCGTGAGCTAGAGAAGGACATGCATTACTACCAGTCCTGTCTGGAGGCGATCCTCCAGAACTCCCCCGACGCCAAGGTCTTCTGCCTGGTGCACAAAATGGATCTGGTTCAGGAGGACCAGAGAGACCTG ATCTTTAAGGAGCGTGAGGAGGACCTGAGGCGTCTGTCCAGGCCATTGGCTTGCACCTGCTTCAGAACATCAATCTGGGATGAAACACTGTACAAG GCATGGTCCAGTATTGTTTACCAGCTGATCCCCAATGTACAGCAGCTGGAGACAAATCTGCGTAACTTTGCCCAGATCATTGAGGCAGACGAAGTGCTTCTGTTTGAGAGAGCCACTTTTCTG GTAATCTCTCACTACCAGTGCAAAGAGCAGCGTGATGCTCACCGCTTTGAGAAGATCAGCAACATCATCAAACAGTTCAAGCTCAGTTGTAG TAAACTGGCAGCCTCcttccagagcatggaggtgaggAACTCCAACTTTGCGGCCTTCATTGATGTCTTCACCTCTAATACATATGTTATGGTGATCATGTCGGACCCCTCCATAC CCTCTGCAGCCACACTCATTAACATCCGTAACGCCAGGAAACACTTTGAGAAGCTGGAGCGTCTGGATGGACCAAAGCACAGCCTGACCATGCGCATGCGCTAA